From a single Streptomyces sp. NBC_01264 genomic region:
- a CDS encoding class I SAM-dependent methyltransferase, with the protein MTPTPPPSPARIPLLPSGIRWTSALLLIALGAGTVRAARRLRAVPVLPMVASAETGVPRAAGWRLLTARGVEPDAATFLAACAHADREGLRVLDLLPGDLPAERLLGLLRLVDPAGYRQDRLGEGRGAGFALLVTEEVLARAGVDPTGPDTTPAELMAVTRRLKEYAADATGLAIAPALSCGPSEDGRGTARAAELRAQGLPPGPLAAAQLAGLALLAGVAARQGRWGAAAAGLYWIQPYLAFGKPGAPLRPGDLARATAARPVRSLGAALRTAAATARTPRPGADPAANGRATADGRATTTEVEQAAVRAEVVRAEAIQAYRADLAAGTDRFLEPRRPDCPWCGSGQLTVRVRVPDLLQGKPGRFTLEQCGACGHVFQNPRLSPEGLEFYYRDFYDGRGGEGAATVFGRLGAAYRGRAEMLRPHTDPVSWLDVGTGHGHFCNAARAVWPDTRFDGLDMGDGVREAELRGWVETGYQGQFPEFAVKLAGQYEVVSMYHYLEHTRDPLAELDTAAAFLAPGGYLTIELPDPESRMARLLGPAWLPWFQPQHQHLIPSLNLREALADRGFTVLAEERGPAHQGNDFFGAVALTATRLAPDPDRPWGPPATTGRRVLTGAVRLASLPCFAAAAVLDGLRTAAARRTDGGNAYRMLARKDER; encoded by the coding sequence GTGACGCCCACCCCGCCCCCTTCCCCCGCCCGGATCCCCCTTCTCCCGTCCGGCATCCGGTGGACCTCCGCCCTGCTGCTCATCGCCCTCGGCGCGGGCACCGTGCGCGCGGCCCGTCGGCTGCGGGCCGTCCCGGTGCTGCCCATGGTCGCGTCCGCGGAGACCGGGGTACCGCGCGCCGCCGGGTGGCGGCTGCTCACCGCCCGCGGGGTGGAGCCCGACGCGGCCACCTTCCTCGCAGCCTGCGCGCACGCCGATCGGGAGGGGCTGCGGGTGCTGGACCTGCTGCCCGGTGACCTGCCCGCCGAGCGGCTGCTCGGGCTGCTGCGCCTGGTCGATCCGGCCGGCTACCGGCAGGACCGGCTCGGCGAGGGGCGCGGGGCCGGATTCGCCCTGCTCGTCACCGAAGAGGTGCTCGCCCGGGCCGGAGTGGACCCGACGGGCCCGGACACCACTCCGGCGGAACTCATGGCGGTGACCCGGCGACTGAAGGAGTACGCCGCCGACGCCACCGGACTGGCCATCGCACCCGCCCTGAGCTGCGGCCCGTCCGAGGACGGGCGCGGCACGGCCCGGGCGGCCGAACTACGGGCCCAGGGACTGCCGCCCGGGCCGCTCGCCGCCGCGCAGCTCGCCGGGCTGGCCCTGCTGGCCGGCGTCGCCGCACGCCAGGGCCGGTGGGGGGCCGCCGCGGCGGGGCTCTACTGGATCCAGCCCTACCTGGCCTTCGGAAAGCCCGGCGCGCCCCTGCGCCCCGGCGACCTCGCCCGGGCCACGGCCGCCCGCCCTGTCCGCTCCCTCGGCGCGGCCCTGCGTACGGCCGCCGCGACGGCCCGTACCCCGCGACCCGGGGCCGACCCGGCCGCGAACGGCCGCGCCACCGCCGACGGCCGGGCCACCACCACCGAGGTGGAGCAGGCCGCCGTACGGGCCGAGGTGGTCCGCGCCGAGGCCATCCAGGCCTACCGGGCCGACCTGGCCGCCGGGACCGACCGGTTCCTCGAACCGCGCCGGCCGGACTGCCCCTGGTGCGGCTCCGGGCAGCTGACCGTCCGGGTCCGGGTCCCCGACCTGCTCCAGGGCAAGCCGGGCCGGTTCACCCTGGAACAGTGCGGAGCCTGCGGGCACGTCTTCCAGAACCCCCGGCTCTCCCCGGAGGGACTGGAGTTCTACTACCGCGACTTCTACGACGGCCGCGGCGGCGAGGGCGCGGCCACCGTCTTCGGCCGGCTCGGCGCCGCCTACCGGGGCCGGGCCGAGATGCTCCGCCCCCACACCGATCCCGTGTCCTGGCTCGATGTCGGCACCGGACACGGCCACTTCTGCAACGCGGCCCGGGCCGTGTGGCCCGACACCCGCTTCGACGGGCTGGACATGGGAGACGGGGTCCGCGAGGCGGAGCTGCGCGGCTGGGTGGAGACGGGGTATCAGGGCCAGTTCCCGGAGTTCGCGGTGAAACTGGCGGGCCAGTACGAGGTGGTCAGCATGTACCACTACCTGGAGCACACCCGGGACCCGCTCGCCGAACTGGACACGGCGGCCGCCTTCCTCGCCCCCGGCGGCTACCTCACCATCGAACTCCCCGACCCCGAGTCCCGGATGGCCCGGCTGCTCGGCCCGGCCTGGCTGCCCTGGTTCCAGCCGCAGCACCAGCACCTGATCCCCTCGTTGAACCTGCGCGAGGCGCTGGCCGACCGGGGCTTCACCGTCCTCGCCGAGGAACGCGGGCCGGCCCACCAGGGCAACGACTTCTTCGGCGCGGTGGCCCTGACCGCGACCCGGCTGGCCCCCGACCCGGACCGGCCCTGGGGACCCCCGGCCACCACCGGCCGACGCGTCCTCACCGGCGCGGTACGGCTGGCCTCGCTGCCCTGCTTCGCCGCGGCGGCGGTGCTCGACGGGCTGCGCACCGCCGCGGCCCGCCGCACGGACGGCGGCAACGCCTACCGGATGCTGGCCCGCAAGGACGAGCGGTGA
- a CDS encoding glycosyltransferase: MRVLFTVPPLAGHVNPTVAVGSELAARGHEVAWTGPPGTLARLLPEHARILSSGAEAGGDYALLHARWRDLRGVGALRFLWEEALVPLARAMLPGVVRAVRTFRPDLIVADQQALAGPVAARGLGVPWVTSASTSAELTLPFTDFPKIGEWVAAQIAGLLTEFGDDPAPAGEPWDPRFSGRLVLVFSSRELVGGDGKFPPHYAFVGPAFGARPPAPGFPWEQLDPERRRVLVSLGTLNQEAGGRFYGAVLGAAERLYKEVQLILAAPAALVGAVPGNVLLRDSVPQLELLRHLDAVVCHGGHNTVCEALAHGLPLVVAPIRDDQPIVARQVVEAGAGVRVRFGRTRAEELRDALTAVLDEPGHRRGARRIQASFAAAGGAAAAADRLEELL; the protein is encoded by the coding sequence ATGAGGGTGCTCTTCACCGTGCCGCCGCTCGCGGGACACGTCAACCCGACCGTGGCGGTCGGCAGCGAACTGGCCGCCCGCGGCCACGAAGTCGCCTGGACCGGCCCGCCCGGGACACTGGCCCGGCTGCTGCCCGAGCACGCCCGGATCCTCTCGTCGGGCGCCGAGGCGGGCGGCGACTACGCCCTGCTCCACGCCCGCTGGCGCGATCTGCGAGGGGTCGGGGCCCTGCGGTTCCTCTGGGAGGAGGCTCTGGTCCCCCTGGCCAGGGCGATGCTCCCGGGCGTGGTCCGGGCAGTCCGGACCTTCCGGCCGGACCTGATCGTCGCCGACCAGCAGGCCCTGGCCGGTCCGGTGGCCGCGCGGGGGCTCGGGGTGCCCTGGGTGACCTCCGCCAGCACCTCGGCCGAACTCACCCTCCCCTTCACGGACTTCCCGAAGATCGGGGAGTGGGTGGCCGCGCAGATCGCCGGACTGCTGACGGAGTTCGGGGACGACCCCGCACCGGCCGGGGAGCCGTGGGACCCGCGGTTCTCGGGGCGGCTGGTCCTGGTCTTCTCCAGCCGCGAACTGGTGGGAGGAGACGGGAAGTTCCCTCCGCACTACGCCTTCGTCGGGCCGGCCTTCGGGGCCCGTCCGCCCGCTCCCGGATTCCCCTGGGAACAGCTGGATCCGGAACGGCGCCGGGTGCTCGTCTCGCTGGGAACCCTCAACCAGGAAGCCGGAGGCCGGTTCTACGGGGCGGTCCTCGGCGCCGCCGAACGACTCTACAAGGAAGTCCAGTTGATCCTGGCGGCCCCCGCGGCACTCGTCGGGGCGGTCCCCGGGAACGTACTGCTGCGCGACAGCGTCCCGCAGCTGGAGCTGCTCCGCCACCTGGACGCGGTCGTCTGCCACGGCGGCCACAACACCGTCTGCGAGGCCCTCGCGCACGGCCTGCCCCTGGTGGTCGCCCCGATCCGCGACGACCAGCCGATCGTCGCCCGGCAGGTCGTGGAGGCCGGGGCCGGGGTGCGGGTGCGGTTCGGCAGGACCAGGGCCGAGGAACTGCGCGACGCGCTGACCGCCGTACTGGACGAACCCGGCCACCGCCGGGGCGCCCGGCGGATCCAGGCCTCATTCGCCGCGGCCGGCGGGGCAGCCGCCGCGGCCGACCGGTTGGAGGAACTCCTGTGA
- a CDS encoding alpha/beta fold hydrolase, translating to MAFLPAGDVRFHVQRLPATAQAAGPDAADRPLVVFLHGLVVDNLSSFYCPLAVPVARAGHEVVLYDLRGHGRTERPATGYDSRTAVRDLLALLGALGLGHRPVHLVGNSYGGTLALHAALARPDLVAGLTLLEPPLSGAWVDNMVDTLSAAALGLEDSAVPAELLTLRLRKAANLTAIADDLLNRTTLIDDIAASRTFTPADYAGLRCPVLIVCGEHSELVPGALELARHAPHVTAVEILPGLGHDVLKENSGALRAAVLAHLEATATAMAGALVR from the coding sequence ATGGCCTTCCTTCCCGCGGGCGACGTCCGCTTCCACGTCCAACGCCTCCCGGCCACCGCGCAAGCGGCCGGCCCCGACGCCGCCGACCGTCCCCTGGTGGTGTTCCTGCACGGGCTGGTCGTCGACAACCTGTCCTCCTTCTACTGCCCGCTGGCCGTCCCGGTGGCCCGGGCCGGGCACGAGGTGGTCCTCTACGATCTGCGTGGCCACGGCCGCACCGAGCGCCCGGCCACCGGCTACGACAGCCGCACCGCCGTACGGGACCTCCTCGCCCTGCTCGGCGCGCTCGGCCTCGGGCACCGCCCGGTGCACCTCGTCGGCAACAGTTACGGCGGCACCCTGGCCCTGCACGCCGCCCTCGCCCGGCCCGACCTGGTCGCCGGGCTCACCCTGCTCGAACCCCCGCTCAGCGGGGCCTGGGTGGACAACATGGTGGACACCCTGTCGGCGGCCGCACTCGGCCTGGAGGACAGCGCGGTACCCGCCGAACTACTCACGCTGCGGCTGCGCAAGGCGGCCAACCTCACGGCCATCGCCGACGACCTGCTCAACCGCACGACCCTCATCGACGACATCGCGGCGAGCCGCACCTTCACCCCGGCCGACTACGCCGGACTGCGCTGCCCGGTCCTGATCGTCTGCGGCGAGCACTCCGAACTGGTCCCGGGCGCACTGGAACTGGCCCGCCACGCCCCGCACGTCACCGCGGTCGAGATCCTGCCGGGCCTCGGGCACGACGTGCTCAAGGAGAACAGCGGAGCGCTGCGAGCGGCCGTACTGGCCCACCTCGAGGCGACGGCCACGGCCATGGCGGGAGCGCTGGTCCGATGA
- a CDS encoding acyl carrier protein: MAADILAEITGMLVEIVGDEYLLADEVTMKTTFNEDLALESIEFVALAELLHHRYGADVDLMGFLSEKDMDGILAMSVGELVTHIGRITHASLACTSAGSAAAPGSDG, translated from the coding sequence ATGGCAGCTGACATCCTCGCCGAGATCACCGGCATGCTCGTGGAGATCGTCGGTGACGAGTACCTCCTCGCGGACGAGGTCACGATGAAGACGACGTTCAACGAGGACCTCGCCCTGGAGAGCATCGAGTTCGTCGCCCTCGCCGAACTCCTCCACCACCGCTACGGCGCCGACGTCGACCTGATGGGGTTCCTGTCCGAGAAGGACATGGACGGCATCCTGGCCATGTCCGTGGGCGAACTCGTCACGCACATCGGCCGGATCACCCACGCGTCCCTCGCGTGCACCTCCGCGGGATCCGCCGCCGCGCCCGGATCGGACGGCTGA